One region of bacterium genomic DNA includes:
- the hslU gene encoding ATP-dependent protease ATPase subunit HslU, with protein MAIPLPARMEPAQEDFTPKQIVHELDRHIVGQKNAKRAVAIALRNRMRRQKLPPEIADEIAPKNIIMIGPTGIGKTEIARRLARLVRSPFLKVEATKYTEVGYVGRDVESMIRDLTDISVDLVKQEKMAEVEEMANRNAEERILDLLIPPSSFSSPGVDEKTEHENRRKDTREKLRTQLRSGALDQRVVELDVKERPFSSFSIFSNTGIEDIDINLKEMMPGLFSGKTKKRKMRVEEARQALLHEEKEKLIDMEQIAKTAISRVEQGGMVFLDELDKIAGKQSAQGPDVSREGVQRDLLPIIEGTTVNTRYGMVRTDHILFIAAGAFHVSKPSDLIPELQGRFPIRVELDPLNESDFVRILNEPENALPKQYAALLSTEGVELVFSDDAIAQIAHLAAEVNDRTENIGARRLHTILEKLLDEVSFDAPEMQKRKVVIDREYVDRVLVDIVKDHDLSRFIL; from the coding sequence ATGGCCATTCCGCTGCCCGCCCGAATGGAGCCTGCACAGGAAGACTTCACTCCCAAACAAATTGTTCACGAGTTGGATCGACACATCGTTGGCCAGAAAAATGCAAAAAGGGCGGTAGCGATCGCGCTTCGAAACCGGATGCGGCGCCAGAAGCTTCCGCCTGAAATAGCGGATGAAATCGCCCCGAAAAACATCATCATGATCGGTCCGACCGGAATTGGCAAAACCGAGATCGCACGGCGGCTTGCCAGACTGGTGCGTTCGCCTTTCTTAAAAGTAGAAGCGACCAAGTATACGGAAGTCGGTTACGTCGGCCGCGATGTAGAATCGATGATTCGTGATCTCACCGACATTTCTGTCGACCTGGTCAAACAGGAAAAAATGGCTGAAGTGGAAGAGATGGCCAACAGAAATGCCGAGGAACGGATTCTGGACCTTTTGATTCCGCCTTCTTCGTTTAGCAGCCCAGGAGTTGATGAAAAAACGGAACACGAAAATCGCCGCAAAGATACGCGCGAAAAATTGCGCACACAACTTCGTTCCGGCGCGCTCGATCAGAGAGTTGTTGAACTCGACGTGAAAGAGCGTCCTTTTTCCTCCTTTTCTATTTTTTCGAATACGGGTATTGAAGACATCGACATCAACTTAAAAGAAATGATGCCCGGCCTCTTCTCCGGAAAAACAAAGAAACGAAAAATGCGTGTAGAAGAAGCGCGCCAGGCATTGCTGCATGAGGAAAAAGAAAAACTCATTGACATGGAACAGATTGCTAAAACTGCGATCTCTCGCGTAGAGCAGGGTGGAATGGTTTTCCTGGATGAGCTGGACAAAATCGCCGGAAAACAAAGCGCGCAAGGCCCTGACGTCAGCCGTGAAGGCGTTCAGCGCGACCTGTTACCGATCATCGAAGGAACAACGGTGAATACACGCTACGGTATGGTGCGAACCGATCATATTCTTTTTATCGCTGCGGGCGCATTTCATGTTTCCAAACCATCCGATTTGATTCCTGAATTGCAAGGACGTTTTCCCATTCGCGTTGAGCTCGATCCTTTGAATGAGTCTGACTTCGTCCGCATCTTGAACGAGCCGGAAAATGCCTTACCCAAACAGTACGCTGCTTTACTCTCCACGGAAGGTGTCGAGCTGGTCTTCTCCGATGATGCGATTGCACAAATTGCGCACCTCGCGGCTGAAGTGAATGACCGGACTGAAAATATTGGCGCACGCAGATTACACACAATTCTTGAAAAGCTGCTGGATGAAGTCTCCTTCGATGCTCCCGAAATGCAAAAACGGAAAGTGGTGATTGATCGCGAATATGTTGACAGAGTGCTGGTAGATATTGTAAAAGATCACGACCTCAGCCGATTCATTCTGTAA
- a CDS encoding fibronectin type III domain-containing protein, whose translation MPALETKVTQAGESLLFSFRLPELSSDEKTPAEVGRLVIYRFKTLRIPPAAPPTQTAPAQTQTSPQAQTAPQTQTAPQTQTQTQTQPKPVETARTMTELEFEEQAEQIAEIPAEKIDSYMRDNYFIYQDKRDIKAGSEDLTSWFYYGVQLYSKKNKKNQFGRLVALFPDIVPEAPKQFVAKISEKSIDLSWAPVTTDLSGKPLPPGSVVYNVYRGNNANFAPITPINPGPVSTPSYADGQFQFGKPYYYFVRAALNTQRREQESEHSNVIFIFPQDIYPPSAPQELNIVAAREGMVLIWSPNPEEDVAGYNIFRKVEGETEFKKLNTKLIRETTYADADVKPGFKYYYQVSAVDKAPSPNESSRSSEVSEEKRNP comes from the coding sequence ATGCCTGCTCTTGAGACGAAAGTCACTCAAGCCGGAGAATCTTTACTCTTTTCCTTCAGACTACCGGAATTAAGCTCGGATGAAAAAACACCAGCAGAAGTGGGAAGGCTCGTGATTTATCGCTTCAAGACTCTGCGAATCCCACCAGCTGCACCCCCGACACAAACGGCTCCTGCCCAAACGCAGACCTCCCCACAAGCACAGACAGCTCCGCAAACGCAAACAGCGCCGCAAACACAGACACAGACTCAAACTCAGCCTAAACCGGTCGAAACGGCGCGAACCATGACCGAATTAGAGTTCGAAGAGCAAGCAGAACAGATTGCTGAAATCCCGGCGGAGAAAATCGATTCTTATATGCGTGATAATTATTTCATCTATCAGGATAAACGCGATATCAAGGCCGGCTCGGAAGATCTCACAAGTTGGTTTTATTACGGCGTTCAGCTTTACAGCAAGAAAAACAAGAAGAACCAGTTCGGGCGGCTCGTAGCGCTCTTTCCTGATATCGTTCCAGAAGCGCCCAAACAATTCGTGGCAAAAATTTCAGAGAAGTCGATCGATTTGAGCTGGGCTCCAGTAACCACCGATCTATCCGGTAAGCCATTGCCCCCCGGTTCAGTCGTTTACAACGTGTATAGAGGAAACAACGCAAATTTTGCTCCGATTACACCAATCAACCCTGGACCGGTATCGACTCCGTCTTATGCGGATGGGCAATTCCAATTTGGGAAACCGTACTACTACTTCGTTCGCGCTGCTTTGAACACGCAACGGCGAGAGCAAGAAAGTGAGCACTCCAACGTTATTTTCATTTTCCCGCAGGACATTTATCCCCCATCCGCGCCACAAGAACTAAACATCGTTGCGGCGAGGGAAGGAATGGTTTTGATTTGGTCCCCAAACCCCGAAGAAGATGTCGCGGGTTACAACATTTTCCGGAAAGTCGAAGGGGAAACTGAATTCAAAAAACTCAATACCAAGCTGATCCGCGAAACCACCTATGCCGATGCGGATGTCAAACCAGGCTTCAAATACTATTATCAAGTATCGGCGGTAGATAAGGCGCCGTCTCCGAACGAGTCTTCTCGTTCGAGTGAAGTGTCCGAGGAAAAAAGGAATCCGTGA
- the dapF gene encoding diaminopimelate epimerase produces the protein MKFGKLESLPDAIPFAKLSASANDFIVLDNREDSFSNVASLIAQRVCARRYSVGADGLILVENSNRATARIRYINPDGEEFNTCGNGGRCAARYTHLFVKPDQHITMETNTGVVKAEIVNRSVKLQLVNPTEVKLNLELLLDGEVFRGHYVQVGDPHFVVPFKNIRNIDFVTLARKLRHHQGLGPAGANVHFIEPVERNRIKIRSFERGVENETLACGSGCVSSAVSTFRDGKTDPPVTFEPHSGIPVSVHFQASEELGEIYLEGDARLVYRGEFTREALFGFPENLA, from the coding sequence GTGAAATTTGGAAAGTTAGAAAGCCTGCCGGATGCAATTCCATTTGCCAAACTTTCCGCCTCGGCAAATGATTTCATCGTTCTCGACAATCGCGAGGATTCTTTTTCAAACGTCGCTTCTTTGATTGCCCAGCGCGTTTGCGCAAGACGCTACTCTGTGGGAGCGGACGGACTCATTCTTGTAGAAAACTCGAACCGCGCCACCGCGCGGATCCGTTACATCAATCCCGATGGTGAGGAGTTCAACACTTGCGGAAACGGCGGCCGCTGCGCCGCGCGGTACACTCATCTGTTTGTAAAACCCGATCAACACATCACGATGGAAACCAACACCGGTGTGGTGAAAGCCGAAATTGTAAATCGATCCGTTAAACTTCAGCTCGTAAATCCCACAGAGGTCAAGCTCAATCTGGAACTTCTGCTGGATGGAGAAGTCTTTAGAGGACACTACGTTCAGGTCGGCGATCCGCACTTCGTTGTTCCTTTTAAGAACATCAGGAACATCGATTTCGTGACGCTTGCACGCAAATTGCGACATCATCAGGGGCTTGGTCCTGCCGGCGCGAACGTTCATTTCATCGAACCCGTCGAGCGCAATCGCATCAAAATACGGAGTTTTGAAAGGGGAGTGGAAAACGAAACGCTCGCATGCGGCAGCGGATGCGTTTCAAGCGCGGTTTCCACTTTCCGTGACGGGAAAACGGATCCTCCTGTGACGTTCGAACCACATTCCGGCATCCCGGTTTCGGTGCATTTTCAAGCTTCGGAGGAACTCGGCGAAATTTATCTGGAAGGGGATGCCCGGCTCGTCTATCGCGGAGAATTTACACGGGAAGCGCTGTTCGGATTTCCGGAGAATCTTGCGTGA
- a CDS encoding fumarylacetoacetate hydrolase family protein, whose translation MILHLYRVLFGEEIHYAVLNEGLFYFVDPKNPAALISSDHIAPAKDCRILTPTQPSKIICVGLNYRDHALERNKPIPEEPLLFLKPPSALLAPGSSITLPSLSRRVDPEGELAIVIGEAASRLESPEVAARCILGYSCFNDVTARDLQDKDVQYTRAKGFDTFAPYGPCIAIGVDPSDLAITTRVNAEVRQNSRTSQLIFTPLYLVWYVSQIMTLLPGDVISTGTPSGIAPVQSGDVIEVEIESIGMLQNSVL comes from the coding sequence GTGATCCTTCACCTCTACAGAGTTCTTTTTGGTGAGGAGATTCACTACGCTGTTCTGAACGAGGGCTTGTTCTATTTCGTGGATCCCAAAAATCCAGCCGCGCTCATCAGCTCAGATCACATTGCCCCGGCCAAAGATTGCAGAATCCTGACACCTACACAGCCTTCGAAAATTATTTGTGTGGGACTCAATTACCGCGATCATGCACTGGAGCGAAACAAACCTATTCCGGAAGAGCCGCTGTTGTTTTTGAAACCACCAAGCGCGCTTCTGGCTCCAGGATCTTCCATCACGCTGCCGTCGCTTTCCAGGCGGGTGGATCCGGAAGGAGAACTCGCTATTGTCATCGGGGAAGCCGCATCACGCCTTGAATCGCCGGAAGTGGCCGCGCGCTGCATACTCGGCTATTCCTGTTTTAATGATGTGACCGCGCGCGATCTTCAGGATAAGGACGTTCAATATACTCGCGCCAAGGGTTTTGATACTTTCGCGCCCTACGGCCCTTGCATCGCCATCGGAGTGGATCCTTCTGATCTGGCAATCACGACACGAGTAAATGCCGAAGTTCGTCAAAATTCCAGGACCTCGCAGTTGATATTCACGCCGCTTTACCTTGTCTGGTATGTGTCGCAAATCATGACCCTTCTACCCGGTGATGTGATCTCCACCGGCACTCCATCCGGCATCGCGCCGGTTCAATCCGGTGACGTGATTGAAGTAGAAATTGAGTCGATCGGGATGCTCCAAAATAGCGTTCTGTAG
- a CDS encoding hemolysin family protein → MQILIGFLLALIAPLLLALSLLDLSLRSLNYYKINSIHRQGNEKAKKLFSLLSSPERAISVLLFLKYSLMAIFFILLGMWILSLKFSPAYKLMLVPFLLAAAIVLLEYIPRMVAVHNPERIAFTLLTPFALVLKLNEYLPLPQACERIASGFLRLYGFKSRKIFSEYSVNEIKMFLSLRPEKADGQLRKQTFDSKFADFSGRRVREVMVPRPFVKAVEINIPSRILLNTIQDNNYSRIPVYRSNLDNILGILHAKDIIGAEAGFSLENYLRRPFFIPETATVHDAFQNMRRNRAHLAIVVDEYGGVDGIVTLEDLIEELLGEIHDEYDEDVEMLHKVTEHNWLLEGNLPVKDLNHNLGVDLPENPSYTTVAGFLLSILDKIPAEKQEISYGTLRFRIEKMQGNKISKISIKLPQNVNL, encoded by the coding sequence GTGCAAATCCTGATTGGCTTTCTCTTAGCCCTAATTGCCCCATTATTGCTTGCCCTTTCCCTGCTGGATCTTTCGCTCCGTTCTCTGAACTACTACAAAATCAACTCGATTCACCGGCAGGGAAATGAAAAAGCGAAGAAACTGTTTTCTCTGTTATCCTCACCGGAACGGGCGATTTCAGTCCTCTTATTCTTGAAATATTCGTTGATGGCAATCTTCTTCATTCTCCTTGGAATGTGGATTCTATCCTTGAAGTTCAGCCCCGCATACAAGTTGATGCTAGTGCCTTTTTTGCTGGCCGCTGCGATTGTTTTGCTCGAGTATATTCCCCGCATGGTTGCGGTGCACAATCCGGAGCGGATTGCGTTTACGCTGCTGACCCCTTTCGCGCTGGTTCTGAAATTGAACGAATATTTGCCGCTGCCGCAGGCCTGCGAGCGAATCGCCTCAGGATTCTTACGGTTGTATGGTTTCAAGAGCCGGAAGATTTTTTCTGAATATTCGGTGAACGAGATCAAAATGTTCCTGAGTTTGCGTCCTGAAAAAGCGGATGGGCAGCTGCGGAAGCAAACCTTCGACTCGAAATTCGCCGATTTTTCAGGCAGACGCGTCAGGGAAGTGATGGTCCCCAGACCTTTTGTAAAAGCTGTGGAAATCAATATACCGTCACGGATCCTCCTGAATACAATTCAGGACAACAACTACTCCCGGATACCGGTTTACCGTTCCAATCTCGACAACATTCTGGGTATATTGCACGCCAAGGACATCATCGGAGCGGAGGCAGGATTCTCACTGGAAAACTATCTTCGACGTCCCTTTTTTATCCCCGAAACGGCGACGGTTCACGATGCGTTTCAAAACATGCGACGAAACAGAGCGCATCTGGCAATTGTCGTGGACGAATATGGTGGAGTGGATGGAATCGTGACTCTGGAAGATTTGATCGAAGAACTCCTCGGTGAAATCCATGATGAGTACGATGAGGACGTGGAAATGCTCCACAAAGTAACCGAACACAACTGGCTCCTTGAAGGCAATCTTCCGGTCAAAGACCTCAATCACAACCTGGGAGTTGATCTCCCGGAAAATCCCAGCTACACAACGGTTGCCGGTTTCCTGCTCTCGATTCTGGATAAGATTCCGGCAGAAAAACAGGAGATCTCGTACGGAACTCTTCGTTTTCGCATCGAGAAAATGCAAGGAAACAAAATCTCGAAAATTTCCATCAAACTTCCGCAGAATGTCAACTTGTAG
- a CDS encoding aminotransferase class I/II-fold pyridoxal phosphate-dependent enzyme yields the protein MPKISKKAGLFTESVIREMTRLCNLHNGINLSQGFPDFSAPHEMKEAAVKAIRDDVNQYAITWGSKNLRNAIAEKCARFNGMKIDPEKNITVCCGSTEAMIASILATIDPGDEIIVFEPFYENYGPDGILSGAVPRFISLREPDWSFDPEELERLFNNHTQAIILNTPNNPTGKVFSREELEFIARLCRKWDVMAITDEIYEHLVYDGNKHVNMATIDGMADRTITINAASKTYSVTGWRVGYAIASEHLTSAIRKVHDFLTVGAPHPLQEAVAVAMRFDESYYTELAGEYLERRNYLMKALEEAGFRCFKPYGAYYIMTDITGFGFPNDTTFARKLIQEVGVAVVPGSSFYHRQQDGYRKVRFAFCKKMETLKRAVERLTDLKSRMRP from the coding sequence ATGCCGAAGATATCGAAGAAAGCTGGCCTCTTTACTGAATCCGTAATCCGCGAAATGACGCGGCTCTGCAACCTTCACAATGGAATTAATCTCTCTCAGGGTTTTCCTGATTTCTCCGCTCCTCACGAAATGAAAGAAGCCGCGGTCAAGGCGATACGGGACGATGTAAATCAATACGCAATCACCTGGGGCTCGAAAAATTTACGGAACGCCATTGCTGAGAAATGCGCCCGGTTCAACGGAATGAAAATCGATCCCGAAAAAAACATTACTGTCTGCTGCGGATCCACCGAAGCGATGATCGCGTCGATTCTTGCCACGATTGATCCTGGCGATGAGATCATCGTGTTTGAACCGTTTTACGAGAACTACGGTCCCGATGGAATTCTTTCAGGCGCCGTTCCCCGATTCATTTCTTTGCGCGAGCCGGATTGGAGTTTCGATCCTGAAGAGCTGGAACGTCTCTTCAACAATCACACGCAAGCAATCATTCTCAATACACCCAACAATCCAACCGGCAAAGTGTTTTCGCGGGAAGAGCTTGAGTTTATTGCCAGGCTGTGCCGGAAATGGGATGTGATGGCGATCACCGATGAGATTTATGAGCACCTTGTTTACGACGGAAATAAACACGTAAACATGGCAACCATAGATGGGATGGCGGATCGCACAATAACAATCAATGCAGCTTCAAAAACCTACAGCGTGACCGGATGGAGAGTTGGATATGCGATCGCGAGTGAACATTTAACTTCGGCGATCCGGAAAGTGCATGACTTTCTGACAGTGGGTGCGCCGCATCCGCTGCAAGAAGCTGTCGCTGTCGCCATGCGTTTCGATGAATCCTACTACACGGAACTTGCTGGCGAATATCTAGAGCGTCGAAATTATTTGATGAAGGCGTTGGAAGAAGCAGGGTTCCGGTGTTTCAAACCATACGGCGCCTACTACATCATGACGGACATAACCGGTTTTGGATTTCCCAATGATACTACTTTCGCCCGCAAACTAATTCAAGAAGTCGGTGTTGCTGTTGTGCCTGGAAGCAGTTTTTATCACCGTCAACAAGATGGCTATCGCAAAGTCCGCTTCGCGTTTTGCAAGAAGATGGAAACCCTCAAGCGCGCTGTCGAACGGCTTACTGATTTGAAATCTCGAATGCGCCCGTAA
- a CDS encoding MBL fold metallo-hydrolase, which translates to MSWRIDSIVVGPIQCNCYVLSDETSRKAFLIDPGAESPDLIAYLERKRLDIQAILITHAHIDHVGGIEAVHAQSSAPVYYHAGDQFLYQDLTMQAQLFGVTPAQLMAKQPRAGEGSLRQDQEFAFDGGKVRVIHTPGHTPGSVCFHACGEESLVFTGDTLFAGSIGRTDLWGGDYDQILDSIHGRLLVLEDSVQVLPGHGPETTIGEERKSNPFLRT; encoded by the coding sequence ATGAGCTGGAGAATTGATTCAATCGTTGTCGGTCCGATTCAATGCAATTGCTATGTGTTATCTGATGAGACGTCCCGCAAGGCATTCCTGATTGATCCTGGAGCGGAGTCTCCGGATTTGATTGCTTATCTGGAAAGAAAAAGGTTGGACATTCAAGCAATTCTGATCACGCATGCGCACATCGATCATGTTGGTGGAATTGAAGCGGTGCATGCGCAGTCGTCAGCGCCGGTTTATTATCACGCGGGCGATCAATTCCTGTATCAGGATTTGACGATGCAGGCGCAGTTGTTTGGCGTAACCCCAGCGCAGTTAATGGCGAAACAACCGCGGGCTGGCGAGGGTTCGTTGCGTCAGGATCAGGAATTTGCGTTCGATGGTGGTAAAGTTCGAGTGATTCACACACCTGGGCATACACCGGGCTCTGTTTGTTTTCACGCTTGCGGTGAAGAGAGTCTGGTTTTCACGGGTGATACTCTTTTCGCGGGATCGATCGGCAGAACGGATCTTTGGGGTGGCGACTACGATCAGATTCTGGACTCGATTCATGGAAGATTGCTCGTACTGGAAGATTCGGTGCAGGTGCTTCCAGGACACGGACCGGAAACGACAATTGGGGAAGAGCGAAAATCCAATCCTTTTTTGCGAACGTAG
- the polA gene encoding DNA polymerase I, producing the protein MNRTELHKIKRPRLYIIDGYGYIYRAFFALPKMNNSKGFPTNALYGFTNMIRKLLNEEKPDYIAVALDGPERTFRHDSYEAYKIDRPDMPDDLSQQLPLIQEICHALGLPILQQPGFEADDVIATLMERCKTENYVGVIVTSDKDLFQLVDDADLIYTLDPMKDYFVYDEQAVEEKWGVKPGKIVEVLSIMGDSIDNIPGVKGIGPKGALELIAKFGSVGNLLSNIDKIEKKAHRERITEFRKDLELSRQLIELKKDVPIPVQISELKATKPAPEEARKLFLNLEFYSILNEFLSDLSSRKTQYQIINTQEKLEGLIATISTSSRVSICCEMDSEFPLQAGLVGISISVKDSEAYYIPVGHRQFTEQLEERLVLEKLRPLVENPAIEKVAHNLKQQILIFRARGIQMRSARWDPMLMSYVLNPSRHGHTVEDLAKEYLQYQTKELKSLIGSGQKQRSIADLADSEMCDYCCERVDLYLALTSRLEEDLKKENLAKIYFDLELPVLEVLAQIEWNGVKIDTKTLDRLSEEMGKNVDRLVAEIHELAGEEFNINSPKQIGEVLFQKLKLPMVKKTRKTKDFSTSVEVLEELAKDYELPRKILEYRQFVKLKSTYVDALPLMIHPKTGRVHTNYQQTVAATGRLSSVDPNLQNIPIRTPWGRLIRVAFVAEEGNWLLSADYSQIELRVMAHLSGDETLIDSFLKDEDIHARTASEVFDVPMEKMTKEIRNQAKAINYGINYGQSPFGLSQLLGIEQKAAKEYIDRYFRKYPKVKAYLDQTLQFVLEHGYVTTMFGRRRYIPEIRSRDRMVFMAAQRAAINSPLQGSAADIIKLAMLAVQKELEQRKMQTKMTMQVHDELVFEVPEREKDEAAAIIRREMQSVCKLVVPLTVDLSIGKNWREAK; encoded by the coding sequence ATGAATCGAACGGAGCTCCATAAAATCAAACGTCCACGACTGTACATCATCGACGGATACGGTTACATCTACCGCGCGTTCTTCGCCCTGCCTAAGATGAATAATTCCAAGGGTTTCCCGACGAATGCCCTGTACGGCTTTACCAACATGATCCGGAAGCTCCTGAATGAGGAAAAGCCCGATTACATTGCGGTGGCCCTGGATGGCCCTGAGCGCACTTTCCGCCATGATTCGTATGAAGCCTACAAGATTGATCGTCCCGATATGCCTGACGACCTGAGCCAGCAGCTACCTCTGATCCAGGAAATTTGTCACGCTCTGGGGTTGCCCATCCTCCAGCAGCCCGGTTTCGAGGCCGACGACGTCATTGCGACGCTGATGGAGAGATGCAAAACGGAAAATTACGTGGGGGTAATCGTCACCTCCGACAAAGACCTTTTCCAGCTTGTCGACGACGCCGACCTGATCTACACCCTCGATCCCATGAAAGATTACTTCGTCTACGATGAGCAGGCTGTCGAGGAAAAATGGGGCGTAAAACCCGGCAAAATCGTCGAAGTCTTGAGCATCATGGGTGACAGCATTGACAACATCCCTGGCGTCAAAGGGATCGGACCCAAGGGTGCGCTGGAGCTAATCGCAAAGTTTGGCTCGGTGGGAAACCTACTTTCCAACATCGATAAAATCGAGAAGAAGGCGCATCGTGAAAGGATTACGGAATTCAGAAAAGATCTGGAGCTCAGCCGTCAGTTGATTGAGCTTAAGAAAGACGTTCCGATTCCGGTCCAGATCAGCGAACTAAAAGCCACAAAACCGGCGCCCGAAGAAGCCCGAAAGCTTTTTTTGAATCTGGAGTTCTATTCCATCTTGAACGAGTTCCTGTCCGATCTCTCTTCGCGGAAGACTCAGTATCAAATCATCAATACTCAGGAGAAACTTGAGGGTTTGATCGCAACGATTTCGACATCCAGTCGCGTTTCGATCTGCTGTGAAATGGATTCAGAGTTTCCATTGCAAGCAGGACTGGTTGGGATATCGATCAGCGTTAAAGACAGTGAAGCCTATTACATCCCTGTGGGACATAGACAGTTTACCGAACAGTTAGAAGAAAGACTTGTTCTGGAAAAACTCAGGCCGTTGGTGGAAAATCCTGCGATTGAAAAAGTGGCGCACAACCTGAAACAACAGATTCTGATTTTTCGCGCGCGAGGAATTCAAATGCGGAGCGCGCGCTGGGATCCGATGTTGATGTCGTACGTTCTGAATCCGAGCCGTCACGGTCACACGGTGGAAGATCTGGCGAAAGAATATTTGCAATATCAAACCAAGGAACTCAAAAGTCTGATCGGGAGCGGGCAAAAGCAGCGTTCGATTGCGGATCTCGCGGACAGCGAAATGTGCGACTACTGCTGCGAAAGAGTCGACCTGTACCTGGCTTTAACTTCAAGGTTGGAAGAGGATCTTAAAAAAGAAAATCTAGCAAAAATTTATTTTGATCTGGAGCTTCCTGTTCTGGAAGTGCTCGCGCAAATCGAATGGAATGGAGTCAAGATCGACACGAAAACGCTAGACCGCCTGTCGGAAGAAATGGGAAAGAATGTCGATCGACTTGTGGCCGAGATTCACGAGCTTGCCGGTGAAGAGTTCAACATCAATTCGCCAAAACAAATCGGCGAGGTCCTCTTTCAAAAACTAAAACTGCCGATGGTCAAGAAAACTCGCAAGACAAAAGATTTCAGCACAAGCGTGGAAGTGCTGGAGGAGCTGGCTAAGGATTACGAGCTCCCGCGAAAAATTCTGGAATACAGACAGTTTGTAAAACTCAAATCAACATATGTAGACGCGTTGCCATTAATGATTCATCCGAAAACCGGAAGGGTGCACACCAACTATCAGCAAACGGTTGCTGCCACCGGACGTCTGAGCAGCGTAGATCCGAATTTGCAAAACATTCCGATCCGAACTCCGTGGGGACGGTTGATCCGCGTAGCTTTCGTTGCGGAAGAGGGGAACTGGCTTCTTTCCGCTGACTATTCCCAGATTGAATTACGCGTAATGGCTCACCTTTCGGGCGATGAGACGTTAATCGATTCGTTTTTAAAAGACGAAGACATTCATGCCCGAACTGCGTCCGAAGTTTTCGATGTGCCGATGGAAAAAATGACGAAGGAGATCCGGAATCAGGCGAAAGCAATCAACTATGGCATTAATTACGGACAATCTCCATTTGGGCTTTCGCAGCTTCTTGGAATCGAACAGAAGGCGGCAAAAGAATACATCGATCGTTACTTTCGGAAGTATCCGAAGGTGAAAGCATATCTTGATCAGACGTTACAATTTGTTTTGGAACATGGGTATGTCACCACCATGTTCGGCCGGCGCCGCTACATCCCGGAAATCAGGAGCAGGGACCGCATGGTTTTCATGGCAGCTCAGCGCGCGGCGATCAATTCACCGCTGCAAGGATCGGCAGCAGATATCATCAAACTGGCCATGCTTGCCGTTCAAAAGGAGTTGGAGCAAAGGAAGATGCAAACGAAGATGACGATGCAGGTTCATGATGAGCTGGTCTTTGAAGTTCCGGAAAGGGAAAAGGACGAAGCTGCGGCAATCATCCGCAGAGAAATGCAATCGGTTTGCAAACTGGTTGTGCCACTAACGGTGGATTTGAGCATCGGAAAAAACTGGCGTGAGGCAAAGTAA